The following coding sequences are from one Cercospora beticola chromosome 4, complete sequence window:
- the IPP1 gene encoding Inorganic pyrophosphatase, protein MHSTLWSSGSSRIVQRAALATGRSLGWASAPAFSTAAVATAGRRDPGSRTPHFHMMSQSNKRIRQLSGHLPPPQPRYSSTQSNTPNMSKYSVRAVGAPHTLEHRIYIEKDGVPVSPFHDIPLYANEQQTVLNMIVEIPRWTNAKQEISKDEELNPIKQDTKKGKLRFVRNCFPHKGYLWNYGAFPQTWEDPNVTHPETKQKGDNDPLDVCEIGELVAKPGEVKQVKVLGVMALLDEGETDWKIIVIDVNDPLAPKLNDIEDVERHLPGLLRATNEWFRIYKIPDGKPENQFAFSGECKNRKYATEVIRECAEAWDKLITGKTQPGDINLTNVSVPQSANRVDPKSLNIPAGENKAPAPIDPSIDKWFYISGASA, encoded by the exons ATGCATTCGACTCTCTGGAGCTCTGGCTCGAGCCGCATTGTCCAACGCGCCGCTCTTGCCACCGGACGCTCTTTAGGCTGGGCAAGTGCGCCGGCATTCTCAACAGCAGCTGTTGCGACAGCGGGCAGGAGGGACCCTGGCAGCAGAACCCCACATTTCCACATGATGTCGCAGTCAAACAAAAGAATTCGCCAGCTCTCTGGTCACCTCCCACCTCCACAACCACGATACAGCAGCACACAATCAAATACCCCCAACATGTCGAAGTATTCCGTACGGGCAGTGGGTGCCCCGCACACGCTCGAACATCGCATCTACATCGAAAAGGATGGCGTGCCAGTCTCGCCTTTCCACGACATCCCACTCTATGCCAACGAGCAGCAGACCGTCCTCAACATGATCGTGGAGATCCCACGATGGACCAATGCCAAGCAAGAG ATCTCCAAGGACGAGGAGCTCAACCCAATCAAGCAGGACACCAAGAAGGGCAAGCTGCGATTCGTTCGCAACTGCTTCCCCCACAAGGGCTACCTGTGGAACTACGGTGCCTTTCCTCAGACCTGGGAAGACCCTAATGTCACCCACCCAGAGACCAAGCAGAAGGGCGACAACGACCCGCTCGATGTCTGTGAGATTGGTGAGCTGGTGGCCAAGCCTGGTGAGGTCAAGCAGGTCAAGGTCCTCGGTGTCATGGCTCTGCTCGACGAGGGCGAGACCGACTGGaagatcatcgtcatcgacgTCAACGACCCTCTGGCGCCCAAGCTGAACGACATTGAGGACGTTGAGCGTCACCTTCCAGGTCTTCTCCGTGCGACCAACGAGTGGTTCCGCATCTACAAGATTCCAGATGGCAAGCCAGAGAACCAATTCGCTTTCTCGGGCGAGTGCAAGAACAGGAAGTACGCTACGGAGGTCATCCGTGAGTGTGCTGAGGCTTGGGACAAGCTCATCACTGGCAAGACCCAGCCAGGTGACATCAACCT CACCAACGTCTCCGTTCCGCAGAGCGCCAACCGCGTTGACCCCAAGTCGCTGAATATCCCAGCTGGAGAGAACAAGGCACCAGCACCAATTGACCCAAGCATTGACAAGTGGTTCTACATCTCTGGTGCCTCTGCTTAG
- a CDS encoding uncharacterized protein (BUSCO:EOG09265JA7): MAPKKSATPATIPASSATTSATQPRTVTSKTFENKSSSSSSTKSAAPSTLRAQDFQSIITHIWSNYNNHTPQRVKLIDTFLGFLLLVGVLQFAYCVLAGNFPFNAFLSGFGATVGQFVLTASLRIQTNPENKADFERISHERAFADFVFGSLILHFFCVNFIN; this comes from the exons ATGGCGCCCAAAAAATCCGCAACGCCCGCAACAATCCCCGCCTCGAGCGCAACTACATCCGCAACACAACCCCGAACCGTCACATCCAAAACCTTTGAGAAcaaatcctcttcctcctcctcaacgAAATCCGCAGCACCCTCGACGCTCCGCGCGCAAGATTTCCAATCTATCATCACACACATCTGGTCCAACTATAACAACCACACTCCACAACGCGTTAAACTGATCGACACGTTTCTTGGGTTCCTCCTCCTGGTTGGAGTTTTGCAATTCGCGTACTGTGTGTTGGCGGGAAATTTT CCCTTCAACGCCTTCCTCTCCGGCTTCGGCGCAACAGTCGGTCAATTCGTCCTCACAGCCAGTCTACGCATCCAAACGAACCCAGAAAACAAGGCGGATTTTGAGAGGATTAGCCATGAGAG AGCATTCGCGGATTTCGTCTTTGGCAGCTTGATTCTGCACTTCTTTTGCGTGAACTTCATCAACTGA
- a CDS encoding uncharacterized protein (CAZy:CE5) has product MVAFNFGALLALACSASAAVIERQASCSSYTIINTRGTGEPQGPSTGFRTMNSNVQRAVSGGKIYNTVYSAGFSQNSAAGTRDIVNKITSTLRTNANECFILEGYSQGAAATVDALPQLTGAAFTAVKGVLLIGNPDHKSGLACNVDNNGGTTTRNVNGLSGAFSQGIPQNWISKTLDVCILVVESTLHTCATAATHQPRISEHSSSLLV; this is encoded by the exons ATGGTTGCATTCAACTTCGGCGCCTTGCTCGCATTGGCCTGCTCTGCCAGCGCAGCAGTCATCGAGAGACAGGCTTCTTGCAGCAGTTACA CCATCATCAACACCCGCGGCACCGGAGAACCTCAAGGCCCAAGCACAGGCTTTCGTACGATGAACTCCAATGTCCAACGCGCAGTCTCCGGCGGCAAGATTTACAACACCGTCTATTCTGCCGGCTTCAGCCAAAACTCTGCTGCTGGTACCCGCGAC ATCGTCAACAAAATCACATCCACTTTGAGAACCAACGCCAACGAATGCTTCATCTTGGAAGGATACTCTCAAG GTGCCGCCGCAACAGTCGACGCCCTCCCCCAACTCACCGGCGCAGCCTTCACCGCCGTAAAAGGcgtcctcctcatcggcAACCCCGACCACAAAAGCGGTCTCGCCTGCAACGTCGACAACAACGGCGGAACCACAACCCGCAACGTCAATGGTCTCTCTGGTGCTTTCTCTCAAGGTATCCCTCAAAACTGGATTTCCAAGACTTTGGATGTTTGTATTCTT GTCGTGGAATCAACGCTGCACACTTGCGCTACGGCAGCGACGCACCAACCCAGAATCTCGGAACACAGTTCATCACTGCTCGTTTGA
- the NOG1 gene encoding Nucleolar GTP-binding protein 1 (BUSCO:EOG092619NK) gives MKTTWKDIAPVPTSQEFLDIVLSRTQRRLPTQIRAGFKITRIRAFYMRKVKYTAETFSEKLSAILDGFPRLADIHPFHKDLLNTLYDADHFRIALGQLNTAKGLIETVSRDYVRLLKYGQSLYQCKQLKRAALGRMATICKRLKDPLVYLEQVRQHLGRLPSIDPNTRTLLICGYPNVGKSSFLKNISRADVDVQPYAFTTKSLFVGHFDYKMLRFQAIDTPGILDHPLEEMNTIEMQSITAIAHLRSAIMYFMDLSEQCGYSVHAQIALFESIKPLFANKLVFIVINKIDVMRPEDLDAETQEKLQNLAKSANVEILQLSCTTTEGLMNVRNAACDRLLAERNAQKLQAGTNTAGEITGRMGDVLKRIHVAQPLGGVKWEPSIPEAALRKIKYDKDDPNRKKLMREIEEENGGAGVFNVNLRDQYLLEDDEWKNDRIPEVLNGKNVYDYFDPDIEEKLKALEEEEEAREADGVYDEDEEIEDAEEADIAFKAELIREKRQLIRNENKMRKSLKNRAVIPRSKKAVDMEKMDAALQNAGYDTSAIQERARAASRPRGRSRAPTEDASMAGGDDAMELDETPRQRLARSLSVARVRSQSRVNRREDGVTNETSRTNAERMAKLGQKKMNRMARQGEADRHTTASKSKWLLAGKRGMGSTRSR, from the coding sequence atgaagacgacatgGAAGGATATCGCGCCGGTGCCGACGTCGCAGGAGTTCCTGGACATCGTCCTGTCCCGAACACAGCGACGACTGCCGACACAAATTCGTGCCGGCTTCAAAATCACTCGTATTAGAGCTTTCTACATGCGAAAGGTCAAATACACAGCAGAGACCTTCTCCGAGAAATTGTCGGCCATCCTCGACGGTTTTCCACGCCTAGCAGACATCCACCCGTTCCACAAAGATCTCCTCAATACCCTCTACGATGCGGACCACTTCCGAATTGCGCTGGGCCAGTTGAACACCGCGAAGGGCTTGATCGAGACTGTGTCAAGAGACTACGTCCGCCTGCTTAAATATGGTCAATCGCTGTACCAATGCAAACAGCTCAAGCGTGCGGCGTTGGGTCGCATGGCCACGATTTGCAAAAGACTGAAGGATCCTTTGGTATACCTCGAGCAAGTGCGACAGCATCTTGGCCGTCTGCCCAGCATCGATCCCAACACACGTACACTGCTCATTTGCGGCTACCCAAACGTCGGCAAATCGAGTTTCCTCAAGAACATCTCTCGTGCAGATGTTGATGTGCAGCCATATGCTTTCACAACGAAGAGCTTGTTTGTTGGACATTTCGACTACAAGATGCTGCGTTTCCAGGCGATCGATACACCCGGTATTCTGGACCACCCACTTGAAGAGATGAACACGATCGAAATGCAAAGTATCACGGCTATTGCTCACTTGAGGAGTGCGATTATGTACTTCATGGATTTGAGTGAGCAGTGCGGTTACAGCGTGCACGCACAAATTGCACTTTTCGAGAGCATCAAGCCTCTCTTCGCGAACAAGCTTGTGTTCATCGTGATCAACAAGATCGACGTGATGAGGCCAGAAGATCTGGATGCGGAAACGCAAGAAAAGCTGCAAAACCTTGCTAAGAGTGCAAATGTGGAAATTCTGCAACTCTCATGCACTACGACCGAGGGCCTCATGAACGTGCGAAATGCTGCTTGCGACAGACTCCTCGCGGAGCGCAATGCACAGAAGCTGCAGGCTGGCACAAACACTGCAGGCGAGATCACTGGTCGCATGGGAGATGTTCTCAAGCGTATTCACGTCGCACAGCCACTCGGAGGCGTCAAGTGGGAGCCTTCGATTCCAGAGGCTGCTCTTCGCAAGATCAAGTACGACAAGGACGACCCGAACAGAAAGAAGTTGATGcgcgagatcgaagaggagaatggCGGCGCTGGAGTTTTCAACGTCAACCTCAGAGATCAATATCTTTTGGAAGATGACGAGTGGAAGAACGACAGAATTCCTGAAGTGCTCAACGGCAAGAACGTTTACGATTATTTCGATCCAGATATCGAGGAAAAGCTCAAGGCattggaggaagaggaggaagcacGAGAGGCAGATGGCGTatacgatgaagatgaggagattGAGGATGCCGAGGAGGCGGACATTGCGTTCAAGGCTGAGCTCATCCGGGAGAAGAGACAGCTGATCCGCAACGAGAACAAGATGCGCAAGAGCTTGAAGAACAGAGCGGTGATACCCCGGTCGAAGAAAGCAGTCgacatggagaagatggatgcTGCGCTACAAAATGCTGGGTACGATACTTCAGCAATCCAAGAACGTGCTCGCGCGGCTTCCAGACCTCGTGGTAGGAGTCGGGCGCCTACAGAAGATGCTTCAATGGCTGGTGGAGACGACGCTATGGAACTCGACGAGACGCCTCGACAACGTCTGGCTCGCAGCTTGTCAGTGGCCAGAGTCCGCAGTCAGAGCAGAGTGAACAGGAGAGAAGACGGTGTCACGAACGAGACATCGAGAACGAATGCAGAGCGCATGGCTAAGCTGGGTCAAAAGAAGATGAACCGTATGGCGAGACAAGGTGAAGCCGATCGCCACACAACTgccagcaagagcaagtgGCTGCTGGCTGGTAAGCGTGGTATGGGCAGCACTCGGTCTCGTTAG
- the NUO49 gene encoding NADH:ubiquinone oxidoreductase 49kD subunit: MAASLTRLMANGARRAAWAPTHAAPRSSLRALSTTPARRYATPHEAANPNATRLVAADPASFGSGQYDNLPSDDAKSPDERKIRHYTVNFGPQHPAAHGVLRLILELNGEEIIRADPHVGLLHRGTEKLIEYKTYLQALPYFDRLDYVSMMTNEQCFSLAVEKLLNIEIPERAKWIRTLFAEITRILNHLMSVLSHAMDVGALTPFLWGFEEREKLMEFYERVSGARLHAAYVRPGGVSQDLPVGLLDDIYQWATQFGDRIDETEEMLTDNRIWIGRTKGVGVVSAKDALEMSFSGVMLRGSGVPWDIRKSQPYDAYDQVEFDVPVGVNGDCYDRYLCRMEEFRQSLRIIHQCLNKMPAGPIKVEDYKIAPPPRAAMKENMEALIHHFLLYSKGYTVPPGETYSAIEAPKGEMGVFVVSDGSERPYRCKIRAPGFAHLACFDQVSRGHLLADAVAIIGTMDLVFGEVDR, from the exons ATGGCAGCCTCTCTCACCCGGCTGATGGCCAATGGCGCCCGACGGGCTGCCTGGGCCCCGACACACGCCGCGCCGCGCTCCTCCCTGCGAGCTCTTTCCACCACTCCCGCACGACGATATGCGACGCCGCACGAGGCAGCAAACCCCAACGCCACTCGCCTGGTGGCCGCAGACCCAGCGTCTTTCGGCTCAGGGCAGTACGACAATCTCCCCTCCGACGATGCGAAGAGCCCGGACGAGCGCAAGATCCGCCACTACACGGTCAATTTCGGTCCTCAACATCCTGCTGCTCACGGTGTGCTGCGATTGATTCTCGAGCTCAATGGAGAAGAAATCATTCGCGCAGACCCCCACGTGGGTTTGCTACATCGTGGCACGGAGAAATTGATCGAGTACAAGACATATCTGCAAGCACTTCCATATTTTGACCGTCTGGACTACGTTTCCATGATGACGAACGAGCAATGCTTTTCGCTGGCCGTGGAGAAACTATTGAACATCGAAATCCCAGAGCGAGCGAAGTGGATAAGGACCTTGTTCGCTGAAATCACCCGTATCCTGAACCACCTCATGTCTGTCCTTTCACACGCTATGGATGTTGGTGCTCTGACACCTTTCTTGTGGGGTTTCGAGGAGCGTGAGAAGCTTATG GAATTCTACGAACGTGTTTCTGGTGCTCGTCTTCACGCCGCATATGTCCGACCTGGTGGCGTTTCACAAGATCTGCCAGTCGGCCTCCTCGACGATATCTACCAATGGGCGACACAGTTCGGCGACCGCATCGACGAGACCGAGGAGATGTTGACTGACAACCGTATCTGGATCGGCCGAACAAAGGGCGTCGGTGTCGTGAGCGCCAAGGATGCCCTCGAGATGTCCTTCTCTGGTGTCATGCTTCGTGGATCTGGTGTGCCATGGGACATCCGAAAGTCGCAACCATACGACGCATATGACCAAGTTGAATTCGACGTCCCAGTCGGTGTGAACGGAGACTGCTACGACCGCTACCTGTGCCGTATGGAGGAGTTCCGACAGTCACTTCGCATTATTCACCAATGTTTGAACAAGATGCCAGCCGGTCCGATCAAGGTTGAAGATTACAAGATCGCGCCTCCCCCACGTGCCGCCATGAAGGAGAACATGGAGGCGCTTATTCACCACTTCTTGCTTTACAGCAAGGGATACACCGTGCCTCCTGGCGAGACATATTCCGCCATTGAGGCACCAAAGGGTGAGATGGGTGTCTTCGTTGTCAGTGACGGAAGCGAGCGACCATACCGATGCAAGATTCGCGCGCCTGGATTTGCACATTTGGCATGTTTCGACCAAGTTAGCAGAGGGCACTTGCTCGCTGACGCTGTGGCAATTATCGGTACAATGGATCTTGTGTTTGGTGAGGTGGACAGGTAG
- a CDS encoding uncharacterized protein (BUSCO:EOG09263CLY), whose protein sequence is MPSWAPLTKEQLEQRRIVNVNAETVSNVASTDVPGHYGPAQDDTWNLERFRQNLQIQFHHNKQFDSAFSLVGVDASIANAFRRILLAELPTLAIEDVYMFDNTSIIQDEVLAHRMGLIPLKGGKEGLRWMHWFKKTPPESDHAAYAQFMAEQEEEGADRSASTPSDYNTVVLTLNVECRWKTMEEDGVDGKRLAKEGSTDPTEKYVNSNVYAHQIQFEPQGVRQPELFSGENAIRPVNPDILIAKLRPGQRINMRMHCVKGIGADHAKFSPVATASYRLLPDIKITKPILGADAKAFQKCFPKGVIGVEDDAETGQKKAVVKSAFKDTVSRECLRYDEFKDKVKLGRIRDHFIFSIESSGQFDSDELFIDSIRLLKQKALTFKRHLEAVEEGR, encoded by the coding sequence ATGCCGTCGTGGGCGCCTCTGACCAaggagcagctggagcagcggCGCATCGTCAATGTCAACGCCGAGACTGTCTCCAACGTTGCATCCACCGACGTTCCTGGGCACTATGGACCCGCGCAGGACGACACATGGAATCTCGAACGATTTCGCCAAAACCTCCAGATCCAATTTCACCACAACAAGCAGTTCGACTCGGCTTTTTCGCTCGTCGGGGTAGATGCCAGCATCGCAAATGCCTTTCGACGAATTCTGCTTGCAGAACTTCCTACTCTCGCCATCGAGGATGTCTACATGTTCGACAACACGAGCATCATTCAGGATGAGGTTCTAGCACATCGCATGGGTCTGATTCCTCTAAAGGGTGGCAAAGAGGGCTTGCGGTGGATGCATTGGTTCAAGAAGACACCTCCCGAGAGCGATCACGCCGCTTATGCCCAGTTTATGGcggagcaagaagaggagggcgCAGATCGATCAGCAAGCACACCTTCAGATTACAACACGGTCGTCTTGACATTGAACGTCGAGTGTCGGTGGAAGACTATGGAGGAGGATGGTGTAGACGGGAAAAGGCTAGCGAAAGAAGGATCCACCGACCCGACGGAAAAGTACGTGAACAGCAACGTCTATGCGCATCAGATCCAGTTCGAGCCGCAAGGTGTCAGGCAACCAGAACTCTTTTCTGGCGAGAATGCAATCAGACCAGTGAACCCAGACATTCTGATTGCGAAGCTGCGACCCGGGCAGAGAATCAACATGAGGATGCATTGCGTGAAAGGAATTGGCGCCGATCATGCCAAATTCTCACCAGTAGCGACTGCTTCATATCGGCTGTTGCCAGACATCAAGATCACGAAGCCGATCCTCGGCGCTGATGCGAAAGCATTCCAAAAATGCTTTCCGAAGGGCGTCATTGGAGTTGAGGACGATGCTGAAACTGGCCAGAAGAAGGCTGTCGTGAAGAGCGCATTCAAAGATACCGTCAGCAGGGAATGCTTGAGGTATGACGAGTTCAAAGACAAAGTGAAGCTCGGGCGCATACGCGACCACTTCATTTTCAGCATCGAAAGCTCAGGACAATTCGACAGTGACGAGCTCTTCATTGATAGTATCAGACTGCTGAAACAGAAAGCCCTCACTTTCAAGAGACATCTTGAAGCAGTCGAGGAGGGACGATAA